The sequence AGtgcttccttcccaccccaaaGCCCCAATCTCAGCTATGCCCACAGCAGCATGTACGGGGTGGAGTCCATCTCATAAAGCCACAGCCtttcttatttgaaaacaagaagTGGTGGGGGAAAGTAAAATCTGTCATGTGGGACCATTTTGTCCAGCTCAGCCATTAATGTGGCTGCAGACACAGAAGGGCAGCACCTCCCAAACAccaacagctgaagaaaataggAGGAAACCAAAGAAGCGAGGTGTTGGCTTCCTAGAGAAGGAAGGGACTGCTGAGCATGGAAAACAATGGCAGCTCCTTTGGAAGTTGTTAAGCACAGAAAGGAGCAACCACGGCTTtgttgaacacctccaggattTAAGCATCTCCATTGGGAAGAAATGCAAGTGAAATACAGAGAGAGTTTGCTTGGAAAAAGCATCTTATAGCAAAAACCTGCTTGGAGGAGAGCTGGGCGCACACCAAACGTTGGGCTGCTTGGGGCAGGAAAGCCAAGCATGGCTGCACTACAAGCCCCAGCTCCTCTGGTTTTAAAGGACTGGCCCCGATAATGccaagagctgcaggcaggtgaAGGGTGCTCAGCTCCCAAGGAGCCCCAGGACACTCCTGGCCCCATGGGGCTCAgggctccctgcagctggacccagccccagctgcatcGGCAGCTCCCGAAGGAAGGATGTAGCAGAGCacaatgatttgtttttattgggaATACTTGCTTCCTGCCACCAGGATGcataagcagcagcagagaaacgTGCAGGGGTTTGGAGACCTTGTGCACCGTGTGAGGCAGCATGGGCTCACTGAAAGGAGTATTATGAAGATATCTGCTGAGCTGGGACAGTGAGCAAACTGTGGGACCTGCAGCCCTCCTTCTGCACCCAGGAGAGCAGAGTGCTGTGCTCCAAACCTCCCAAAGAACTCAGCCCAAGGCCAAGGccacagctgggctgggagcccTCATTgagctggatgaggctctgagcagctgcccAAGCTGCTCTTCTTCCCACTGATACTCAGTGGGGTCTTGGTGAGAGGATCCCAGAGGAGAGCACAGCAAAGGGATAGAGCTTTAGTGCTTAGGACAGGTGGAAAGGGAGCTCATCTTCTGCTCATCCTCCTTTCTCACTGCAATCTTAGCAAAGCTCTGCATTGTCCTCAGagccttcctcctgccctgtcctccatggggctgccccagaGCCATCCCTAAGGTTGGCCATCctcatgcagcacagcagaacccCCCTGTCAGGGCACATTGAAAGCATCCGAGCActtccaggcagcagcagcacatggctgcaggcacacagctctgcagggcagagatttctgcaggctgctctggccattccctgctgcatcccaTGCTGAAGCTGGGACCAGATCAAAAGCTTTTCTCCCTCACTGCAAGCACCCACATCCACCAACCAAGAGTtcttgcagagctgtgggacCACGGTGGCTTCTCCCTCCTGATTTGGTGCTGCTGACCAAGGGCAACATTCCCCATCCCACGTTGGGTCACTGATGCAGAAAACCTCTTTTCCTCCATTGACTCCCCTTCCTCAAGGACAGGAATGAGGGAAAgctgctcagcatcccctgCCTGTTCCCTCTATCCTAATTTCAACAGCAGACCCAGAGACCTCACCAAGGCCATCCCAcgcatccctgcagcacccacacaCCCCCCCACCAGAAACAtctcagtgctggcacagccgCAGAGAGCAGGACAGGGTGGGTTGGCTGCTTTGTTCAGTTGGGTGCTACCAATAAGGGGCAGCTGCCAGGAGGATCTGCAGGGCCATGGAGAAgcagggcagctgtgccacacTGTATGCCACGGAGCGTGTGGGAGCCCTCAGCTTCAGCAGGTAGGCTATGGTGTGCACGATGCGTCCCACGCAGAAGATGAAGAAGTGGATCCTGGCCACTGCAGGACTGGGATCCAGCAGAGAATACACAGCTCcgaggaagaggaaggggaagatgTTCTCCATGTCGTTGCGATGAGCCCTGTGAAGAGAGGCAGGTTGCTCCTTCCCACCTGGCTCCCAACCTGCTGATGGGGTGAGTGCAGCCCCCAAAGGGCTCAGAGTCCCCCTGCATGCAAGTGGGGCCAGACTTGGAGAGTGGAagaggagctgtgctttgaGACCCCTCTCCTCCTTCTGTGCAAGGCCCCATAGCTCTCAGCCCCCTGATACACCCCATTCAGGCCAGACCCTGGGGGTAATTTGCCCTCTCCAGGGCTGCAAACACATTGGCAAGGTCTGACCTGGCATGTTCTCATTGCACAAACCCCAGAGTTCTGCACACCACCGCTGCTGCGGCTCcggttatttatttttatggaagcTTGTCCTTTCTGACTAATCAAAAGAGGATCATCATTATTGCCACtactattttccttcttgtagcAAAGAACAGCTCATctatctcctcctcctcccccggCAGCCTGGGGCTTGGTGCTATGGGATGTTtggtggagcagagctggcagcagggctcGGCATGGCTCCAGCCTCCCTTCCTGTTCAGAACCAGCCCACACAGTGCCTGGGCCAGTGCCCGGCCACCTCCTCCAGGGGACTAAATGCAAGCACAGAGCGGGGTCACCCCAAATTCACCACTGAGAACTGAGTCTCATTACGCCCATTGACCCCCAAACCCTGATTCTCCAACACACAGCACTCTCCCATTAATGATTGAGCTGCCCTGGTTCACAGGGTCTTGCCTCGGACCTCAGGGCATTCCACCTAGCTATGCAATTAGCTAATTAATGAGCCttccagcttcctgctgctctgctggggcGGGATGCTGGCTCCATACTCGCCTGCGGCAGCGCTCCACATCAGGGTCCTCCCGGTAGTACTGCAGCCCCCCATTGCGCAGTGCATCCTCTGGGTTAGCAAACGCCTGCAAGAGAGTGTCCCCATGCAGAGCTGTCAGGGGATGCAGCTCCTGATCCCTCTGGGAGGCTTTGG is a genomic window of Coturnix japonica isolate 7356 chromosome 17, Coturnix japonica 2.1, whole genome shotgun sequence containing:
- the PTGES gene encoding prostaglandin E synthase isoform X3, coding for MMGNTVFLSFAFYSTILILKMYVVAIITGQVRLRKKAFANPEDALRNGGLQYYREDPDVERCRRAHRNDMENIFPFLFLGAVYSLLDPSPAVARIHFFIFCVGRIVHTIAYLLKLRAPTRSVAYSVAQLPCFSMALQILLAAAPYW
- the PTGES gene encoding prostaglandin E synthase isoform X2; its protein translation is MLCAAREGRSVGCCRASWCCAEGVGSQLGASKEQKLTGQGRSSATPTMMGNTVFLSFAFYSTILILKMYVVAIITGQVRLRKKAFANPEDALRNGGLQYYREDPDVERCRRAHRNDMENIFPFLFLGAVYSLLDPSPAVARIHFFIFCVGRIVHTIAYLLKLRAPTRSVAYSVAQLPCFSMALQILLAAAPYW
- the PTGES gene encoding prostaglandin E synthase isoform X1 — translated: MCVAGTALSLFPWQVVPRGGPAACAKCSVLVGRDWEHWDAATQGCGMWDRGRAGLGAAEGQGRSSATPTMMGNTVFLSFAFYSTILILKMYVVAIITGQVRLRKKAFANPEDALRNGGLQYYREDPDVERCRRAHRNDMENIFPFLFLGAVYSLLDPSPAVARIHFFIFCVGRIVHTIAYLLKLRAPTRSVAYSVAQLPCFSMALQILLAAAPYW